The following coding sequences lie in one Natronorubrum tibetense GA33 genomic window:
- a CDS encoding PKD domain-containing protein — protein MAVAETATIETDSTNTTDGDTIVVSGQLTLPDGEPAPGGMVLVITDNGTETMDVDDDGSYELTLPEQDEPHDVQYYHDSDLDFPHDGVADVYAISSVPGNEDTELGTTQLPMGHLVEATVVTPDGEPVADADVSLQHINKAANASAGFGGATNDDGVFYPREPPGLELNGTVEVEVQPPEDDNRFVEQTSERTLDVTENKTPEIELEQKDLVAQIDTEPSAPDVNEEITFDGTESIGEIKDYEWEFGDGENDTGDNVTHSFDEINTHEVTLTVTDDEGETATTTESMSVGGHTLIEHSDGSTTSGDGMYADIPTIHTSEYGEAIDIGGDADTAFQIHNTDTGESITVTPKESDDTVSAEFVDFFLYDSSGAIDPDEDLAIWAQGEDGDEEIPVDVAGDLEMFENEDTFSPYEVALVDTEHDGAIDTTDERLMGIGYEAEFEQDGTEGEVNVTIPRDDEVNEEWDVTFGVYGEHAGEMLVEQSVANDADADVFEFTVDVSDIDDGEYTWGLDLEKSEQEPHVQWLYGHEDFTVGEGALEAAFDVDPTEPELGETVTFDASASSGDIEAYEWTFGDGTEKTGETVNHTFDDVDTHEVELTITDADGATATTTESVSVGGHTLIEHSDGSTTSGDGMFADQPTIRVGEYGETFEVGGEADTAFQIRNTDTNESVTVTPDDSADTVSANYLDFSLYKSSGELRDAEDRTVRAIGSEDTVELPVTVEGDLEMFETEETFSTYEVTLVDTEHDEPIDTTDERLMGIGYEAELEQDGTAGEINVTIPRDDEVNEEWNVTFGVYGEHAGETLVERSVENDADADAFEFTVDVRDIDGGEYTWGLEIEKPEQEPHVQWLYAYEGFTVGEGEVNAEFDVEPTEPELGETVSFDASASSSDIDSYEWTFSDGTEKTGETVNHTFDDVDIYEVELTVIDSSGETATTTETVSVGGHTAIEHGDGAGTSGDGMFADAPTIRTSEFGETVDIGGDADTAFQIRNTDTDESVTVTPNESADTVSADWVSFFLYDSSGEMIPDEAHVRASGTESGETLSVDLEGDLELFENENTFATYEVALIDGDGEPIDSAGERLMGVGYEAELEQDGTEDEVNVTIPRDDEIDESWNVTFELLNTETGEIITKVPVENDADATTFEFTVDVSDIEDGEYTWELALDKSDQDPLVQRIHDVDDFIIGDIEREILIEPYFEVSDETPSVDDDVTFDASDAIALEDDEEIEFDSYSWDFDDGTETTMEDSVTNHTFDEPGEYNVTATFSAGGETKTDTRTVTVSEPVDPASLDVDDLEPVEKTVEQGDDIDVSATVTNTGDEEATQKVKFDLDDEVLGTKSVTLGAGETETVTFEDIDTAGLDPDEYTYGVFSEDDSQTSVLTVMEPAFFAVTIDESDVPDEIGQGDELAVPVTVENTGDESDIQRIELDIDDDVDVDAEEVELTGGESEQVTLTHNVSADAVAEETAVEVRSADDEATTTVDIYSTENYTIQSVDTSAPVTVGDVLEFDVKIENVGDGVDSQTLEFEIGDETHNETVAIDPGATETHTFEYETNGSDTPGVSADVTTEDDETTVSARVQSAEPATVEILDADVPTDATQGETINVDATVENTGDLEGEDTVELYVGDDVVVTESIELDGGETETVSLEYELPHEPRAGVQSVDVTTVTTDDVAFETLEVDYETIESGLTEAEAGDTVSVGAGTYEESVTVETADVHIQAIDGADATVLDPVDDVGIAIEAENVTVDRFTIDGDGSGTGIAATAENAELIRNAFVGLETGVHLNASDDHSVAHNTFTASVETAILVTASDDNVLERNTIYGESEIGIATTDAGTDNDGIVIADGADGTVIERNTLDVGGDAIVLESDAGGANTGTSNNLEGDNLSVANHLNPTTFEGNANYYDGDLDDRTIGEVEDDPVEDRYEEATYDVEIGEVTETVAVGDKLEVEATIENEGDYEGLQDVVLELDGTVVATADDLTVAEDDAASVELTYAPTDEDIDEDVSLTVRSDDDADDTSVTVQSAPVFDVFDLDAPPEAEQGEDVQVTATVENLGGEATQDLELRLGDDLTDDDSYTVLDTASTTLEENETVVSSNATIPDDDAAGMALLGVASEDELDETTFDILEADEEEKEEEGSGAPALPPAPSESATFEIGSIDLPTTVEPGQELTITAPVENVGEEAGITGVIVTVSDDVIAEETVDLDAGADETVTFDVTAPEAPGDVDVVIQMPDSETTGTFTVEADDEVDDDDAATDPAEEDDSDPETDDEPADDGTATDSVEEDDSEPETDDSVPGFGVVMTVVALLVATVTLGRYRH, from the coding sequence ATGGCGGTCGCGGAGACAGCTACTATCGAGACGGATAGTACGAACACAACTGACGGGGATACGATCGTGGTCTCCGGCCAACTCACCCTGCCGGACGGTGAGCCGGCGCCTGGCGGGATGGTGTTGGTTATTACCGATAACGGAACGGAGACGATGGATGTCGATGATGACGGGTCATACGAGCTGACCCTTCCGGAACAGGACGAGCCGCACGACGTTCAGTACTACCACGATAGCGATTTAGACTTCCCGCATGATGGGGTCGCCGACGTGTATGCAATTTCCAGTGTCCCCGGCAACGAGGATACAGAACTCGGGACGACTCAGCTCCCAATGGGCCATCTGGTCGAAGCCACGGTCGTGACCCCGGATGGCGAGCCGGTGGCTGACGCAGACGTGTCCCTTCAGCACATTAACAAGGCCGCCAACGCGTCGGCCGGCTTCGGCGGGGCGACGAACGACGACGGCGTTTTCTATCCCCGGGAGCCACCTGGCCTCGAACTGAACGGAACGGTCGAGGTCGAAGTACAACCACCTGAAGACGACAACCGCTTCGTCGAGCAAACCTCCGAACGGACGCTCGATGTCACCGAGAACAAAACGCCAGAGATCGAACTCGAGCAAAAAGACCTCGTCGCCCAGATCGACACTGAGCCGTCGGCACCAGACGTCAACGAAGAGATCACGTTCGACGGCACCGAGTCGATCGGTGAGATCAAAGACTACGAGTGGGAGTTCGGTGACGGGGAAAATGACACCGGCGATAACGTCACGCACTCGTTCGACGAGATCAACACCCACGAGGTCACGTTAACGGTGACCGACGACGAGGGTGAGACGGCAACGACCACCGAGTCGATGTCCGTCGGTGGCCATACCCTGATCGAACACAGTGATGGCTCCACGACGAGCGGTGATGGAATGTATGCCGACATACCGACGATCCACACGAGCGAGTACGGGGAGGCGATAGATATCGGTGGCGACGCCGACACGGCGTTCCAGATTCATAACACCGACACCGGTGAGTCGATTACTGTCACGCCCAAGGAGAGCGACGACACCGTCTCGGCCGAGTTCGTCGACTTCTTCCTGTACGACTCGTCCGGGGCGATCGACCCCGACGAAGATCTGGCTATCTGGGCCCAAGGGGAGGATGGCGATGAAGAAATCCCAGTCGACGTGGCCGGTGACCTCGAGATGTTCGAGAATGAGGACACGTTCTCGCCGTACGAGGTGGCACTCGTCGATACCGAACACGATGGGGCGATCGATACGACTGATGAACGGTTGATGGGAATCGGCTACGAAGCCGAGTTCGAACAGGACGGTACGGAGGGCGAAGTCAACGTCACGATTCCGCGCGACGACGAGGTCAACGAGGAGTGGGACGTGACGTTTGGCGTGTACGGTGAGCATGCTGGCGAGATGCTCGTCGAACAGTCCGTTGCGAACGACGCCGACGCAGACGTGTTCGAGTTTACCGTCGACGTGAGCGATATCGATGATGGAGAGTACACGTGGGGACTTGACCTCGAGAAAAGCGAACAAGAACCACACGTGCAGTGGCTGTACGGGCACGAAGATTTCACCGTTGGTGAGGGTGCGCTCGAGGCGGCGTTTGATGTCGACCCGACCGAACCCGAACTGGGCGAAACGGTGACGTTCGATGCGTCTGCCTCGAGTGGCGACATCGAAGCCTACGAGTGGACGTTCGGCGATGGAACGGAGAAAACCGGCGAGACGGTCAATCACACGTTCGACGACGTCGATACCCATGAGGTCGAGTTGACCATCACGGATGCCGACGGAGCCACTGCGACGACCACCGAGTCGGTCTCCGTCGGTGGCCATACCCTGATCGAACACAGTGATGGCTCCACGACGAGTGGCGATGGAATGTTTGCAGATCAACCAACTATTCGAGTGGGTGAGTATGGGGAGACATTCGAGGTCGGTGGCGAAGCTGACACTGCGTTCCAAATTCGAAACACGGACACCAATGAATCGGTCACCGTGACACCGGACGATAGTGCAGACACCGTGTCGGCGAACTATCTCGATTTCTCCCTGTACAAGTCGTCAGGGGAACTCCGAGATGCGGAAGACCGCACTGTCCGGGCAATCGGATCCGAGGACACTGTAGAGCTTCCTGTCACTGTCGAGGGCGACCTCGAGATGTTCGAAACTGAGGAGACGTTCTCGACGTACGAGGTAACACTCGTCGATACCGAACATGATGAGCCGATCGATACGACTGATGAACGGCTGATGGGCATCGGCTACGAAGCCGAGCTCGAACAGGACGGGACTGCTGGCGAAATTAACGTCACGATTCCGCGCGACGACGAGGTCAACGAGGAGTGGAACGTGACGTTTGGCGTGTACGGTGAGCATGCCGGCGAGACGCTCGTCGAACGGTCCGTCGAGAACGACGCTGACGCTGACGCGTTCGAGTTCACCGTCGATGTGAGGGATATCGATGGCGGAGAGTACACGTGGGGGCTTGAGATAGAAAAGCCCGAGCAGGAGCCACATGTGCAGTGGCTGTACGCGTATGAAGGCTTTACCGTTGGTGAGGGTGAGGTCAACGCAGAGTTCGATGTCGAGCCGACTGAGCCCGAGCTGGGGGAGACGGTGTCATTCGATGCGTCTGCCTCGAGTAGCGACATCGATTCCTACGAGTGGACGTTCAGCGATGGAACGGAGAAAACCGGCGAGACGGTCAATCACACGTTCGACGACGTCGATATCTACGAGGTCGAATTGACGGTCATCGACTCGAGCGGCGAGACGGCAACAACGACGGAAACGGTATCCGTCGGCGGCCACACGGCGATCGAACACGGGGACGGTGCCGGGACGAGCGGCGATGGAATGTTCGCAGACGCCCCGACGATCCGCACGAGCGAATTTGGGGAGACGGTGGACATCGGTGGCGACGCCGACACCGCGTTCCAAATTCGCAACACGGACACCGATGAATCGGTTACCGTGACACCGAACGAGAGCGCCGACACGGTGTCGGCCGATTGGGTCTCGTTCTTCCTGTACGACTCCTCGGGGGAGATGATTCCCGACGAGGCGCACGTACGAGCGTCCGGGACTGAGTCAGGTGAAACCCTTTCAGTCGACCTTGAGGGGGACCTCGAGCTGTTCGAGAACGAAAACACGTTCGCGACGTACGAAGTCGCCCTCATTGATGGCGACGGCGAGCCAATCGATTCAGCTGGTGAACGACTAATGGGGGTCGGCTACGAAGCCGAACTCGAGCAGGACGGTACAGAGGACGAAGTCAACGTCACGATCCCACGCGACGACGAGATCGACGAGTCATGGAACGTGACGTTCGAGCTGCTGAACACCGAGACCGGCGAGATCATCACCAAGGTCCCTGTCGAGAACGACGCCGATGCTACCACGTTCGAGTTCACCGTCGATGTGAGCGACATCGAAGACGGCGAGTACACCTGGGAGCTAGCGCTCGACAAATCCGACCAGGACCCGCTCGTTCAGCGTATCCACGATGTTGACGACTTCATCATCGGCGACATCGAACGCGAAATCCTCATCGAACCGTATTTCGAGGTCTCGGATGAGACGCCGAGCGTCGACGACGACGTTACGTTCGACGCGTCCGATGCGATTGCACTCGAGGACGACGAAGAGATTGAGTTCGATAGCTACAGTTGGGATTTCGACGACGGAACGGAGACGACAATGGAGGACTCGGTCACCAATCACACCTTCGACGAGCCTGGCGAGTATAACGTCACCGCGACGTTCAGTGCGGGTGGCGAGACCAAAACCGACACACGCACAGTGACCGTCAGCGAACCGGTTGATCCGGCGTCCCTTGACGTCGACGATCTCGAGCCCGTAGAGAAAACCGTCGAACAGGGTGACGACATCGATGTCTCTGCAACTGTTACGAACACTGGTGACGAAGAGGCAACCCAGAAGGTCAAATTCGACCTGGATGACGAGGTCCTCGGAACCAAATCCGTTACGCTCGGAGCCGGAGAAACCGAGACAGTCACCTTCGAAGACATTGACACAGCCGGGTTGGACCCAGATGAGTACACGTACGGGGTCTTCAGCGAGGACGACAGTCAGACGTCGGTCCTCACCGTCATGGAACCAGCGTTCTTCGCCGTTACGATCGACGAGTCCGATGTCCCTGACGAAATCGGACAGGGCGATGAGCTGGCGGTCCCCGTCACTGTCGAAAACACCGGTGATGAATCGGATATCCAGCGCATTGAACTCGATATCGACGACGATGTCGATGTCGATGCCGAAGAAGTCGAACTTACCGGCGGCGAGAGTGAACAAGTCACGCTCACGCACAACGTTTCGGCCGACGCGGTAGCGGAAGAGACTGCAGTTGAGGTGCGGAGCGCCGACGATGAAGCCACGACGACCGTCGACATCTACTCGACAGAGAACTACACAATACAGAGTGTCGATACCTCGGCACCGGTGACCGTAGGCGACGTCCTAGAGTTCGATGTCAAGATCGAGAACGTTGGCGATGGCGTTGATAGCCAGACGCTGGAGTTCGAGATCGGCGACGAGACGCACAATGAGACGGTCGCTATCGATCCCGGCGCGACGGAGACCCATACGTTCGAATACGAGACTAACGGGAGCGACACACCCGGCGTCTCGGCAGACGTCACCACCGAAGACGACGAGACAACGGTGAGCGCTCGCGTTCAGTCGGCCGAGCCCGCGACGGTTGAAATCCTTGATGCCGATGTACCAACGGATGCAACCCAGGGCGAGACAATCAACGTTGACGCGACCGTCGAGAACACCGGTGATCTCGAGGGTGAGGATACAGTCGAACTCTACGTTGGTGACGATGTGGTAGTCACCGAATCGATCGAACTCGATGGCGGCGAAACGGAGACTGTCAGCCTTGAGTACGAACTGCCACACGAGCCTCGTGCAGGCGTTCAGTCCGTCGACGTGACGACCGTCACCACCGACGACGTCGCGTTCGAGACTCTTGAAGTCGACTACGAAACCATCGAGAGTGGTCTTACCGAGGCAGAGGCGGGCGACACCGTCTCCGTTGGGGCTGGCACGTACGAGGAATCTGTGACAGTCGAGACCGCAGACGTTCACATCCAGGCCATCGACGGCGCCGACGCAACCGTACTCGACCCGGTTGACGACGTTGGAATCGCGATCGAGGCTGAGAACGTGACCGTTGATCGGTTCACGATCGACGGCGATGGCTCCGGCACCGGTATCGCCGCCACCGCTGAAAATGCCGAGTTGATCCGAAACGCGTTTGTCGGTCTCGAGACCGGCGTCCACTTGAACGCGAGCGACGACCACTCCGTCGCCCATAACACGTTCACGGCGAGCGTCGAGACCGCGATTCTCGTCACTGCATCCGACGACAACGTGCTCGAGCGGAACACGATCTATGGTGAGAGCGAGATAGGAATCGCAACCACTGACGCCGGTACAGACAACGACGGCATTGTCATCGCGGATGGCGCTGACGGGACGGTCATCGAACGAAACACCCTCGACGTCGGCGGTGATGCCATCGTGCTCGAATCAGATGCAGGTGGTGCCAACACCGGGACGTCGAACAACCTCGAAGGGGACAACCTGAGCGTCGCCAACCATCTTAACCCGACTACCTTCGAGGGCAACGCGAACTACTATGACGGCGATCTCGACGATAGAACGATCGGCGAAGTCGAGGACGACCCGGTCGAGGACCGATACGAGGAGGCCACATACGACGTTGAGATCGGCGAAGTCACCGAGACGGTTGCCGTCGGTGACAAGCTGGAGGTCGAGGCGACCATCGAAAACGAGGGCGACTACGAAGGCCTACAAGACGTCGTGCTCGAACTCGATGGAACCGTCGTCGCGACGGCGGATGACCTGACGGTCGCCGAGGACGACGCGGCATCGGTCGAACTAACGTATGCGCCCACCGACGAGGACATCGATGAAGACGTCTCACTCACAGTTCGCAGCGACGATGACGCCGACGACACTTCGGTGACAGTCCAGAGCGCACCGGTGTTCGACGTGTTCGACCTTGACGCACCCCCAGAGGCCGAGCAAGGAGAGGACGTCCAAGTGACTGCGACCGTCGAAAACCTCGGTGGTGAAGCAACCCAGGACCTCGAACTCCGCCTTGGTGACGACCTTACGGACGACGACTCCTATACGGTGCTCGACACCGCATCGACCACGCTTGAGGAGAACGAGACGGTCGTTAGCTCCAACGCAACAATTCCCGACGACGACGCTGCCGGAATGGCGCTTCTCGGCGTCGCGAGCGAGGACGAACTGGATGAGACGACGTTCGACATCCTTGAAGCTGACGAAGAAGAAAAAGAAGAAGAGGGCTCGGGAGCACCGGCGCTGCCTCCGGCCCCATCCGAATCGGCGACCTTCGAGATAGGCTCGATCGACCTGCCAACGACGGTTGAGCCGGGTCAGGAGCTTACGATAACCGCCCCAGTCGAAAACGTCGGCGAAGAGGCCGGAATCACGGGCGTGATAGTTACGGTCTCCGACGACGTGATTGCAGAGGAGACGGTTGATCTCGACGCCGGAGCCGACGAGACCGTGACGTTCGACGTGACGGCACCCGAGGCACCCGGCGACGTTGACGTGGTGATCCAGATGCCGGACAGTGAGACGACCGGCACGTTCACTGTCGAAGCCGACGACGAAGTGGACGATGATGATGCAGCCACCGACCCGGCCGAAGAAGACGATTCCGACCCGGAAACTGACGACGAACCAGCTGACGATGGTACAGCCACCGACTCGGTTGAGGAGGACGACTCCGAACCCGAAACCGACGACTCCGTGCCCGGATTCGGGGTCGTGATGACCGTGGTTGCGTTACTTGTGGCTACGGTCACCCTTGGTCGTTATCGACACTGA